The DNA segment ACGGGTTTGAAGGGTGTTCTTTCCTTTGACCCCTAATTGGATGACCCCATAATCTTTGATCGCTCCCGGTTCTAGCTGCTTCGCATCTTCTTCTGGTTTGATTTGGATTCGTTCCCCTTGATCATCTCTAGTCCAATAGGTCATATTGGCCGGCGTCCGCGTGATATAAGAAGCGCCTGCACGATCAATTTGTTTCAAATGGTCGCCAGAAAAGTAGCCGAGATCACGGATGATCAAATCTCCTGGCTGGATCGTATCGGCTAATGCATAGGCGGCGTGATGGTCACTTTCTCTTGAACCGCAAAGTAAGGTATGCAAAAATTTCCCCTCATATAGCTCATACTCTAAATGAATTTTCGCTCCATCTGAAGAAGTACCTTCTTTCCTTGGTCGTTCAAATGAAGTCGCATCTAAGATGCGGATCCGAGAAAACGGGGTCTCCGGAAGAGGTGGCATGGCGATGACCTCTTGTTTGCCCGCCAATTGAAAAAACACATGCTTCAAAAAAGCGGCTCCTTTTTCATCGAAGCGTTGGTGTAAGGCTTGTTTGGAGAGCTGGGTATTCGATTCACGCGAAAGAGCTCCACAAAGCTGTGTTAACTCTGTAGAACCCACGGGTTGAGGCAGAAACGCACAAATACTCAAGAAATCCTCAGGTTTTAATTTCTTTAGACGCTGTACAAACCCAACGTCTCGGGCAGATTGGCGAAGGTTCGGTACAGATAAAACGTCCAACACGGTTTTCGCAAACGTACTGAACTCCTCTTTTAAAGACACAAACGATCCCTCCCTAGGACTGGTTAAACCCCCATCCTAACGAAGAATCGTCTATAATTAAACCGATTTTACTTAACTTGACGGCTATGGGGTACGGCCTCAGCCCCTTCCGTGGAAGAACGCCACTTCAGTGTCTTCACCGCGCACTGTATCCACAGGAGTCTACGTTTCCATTTCCGCTATTTAGGATTCAACATAAAAAAACTGATGACCCTATATTAAGGTCACCAGTCTTATGTTCGTCTTGATTAAATCTTTTGCTAAGATATTTACAATCTACTTCGCACGTTTCATTAACTGGAAGCCTCCAAGTACTACTGTTGGGATTGCGGCGAGTCCGAGGACTAGTAACCACTCTCTGAGTGAAATTGGAACGGTGTGGAACACTGGTTGTAGTGACGGGATGTAGATAACAGCCAGCATGAGTAGGGTTGAAATAAGTACCGCTACAACTAGGTATTTATTTTCAAATGGATTTCGGTGATAGACCGAATACTCACTCCGGCAATCAAATACATGGATTAATTGAGCCATGACAAGTGTTAAAAAGGCTACGGTCTGAGCACGAGTTAGGTCTGCGTCGTGCTCTTGGTACACAAGCCAGAAGGCAGCTAATGTAACTAGACCAATCATAAATCCTCGACTAATAATTTTCCATGTGAGTCCTCTTGCAAATACACCTTCATTCGGGCTTCTTGGCTTACGTTTCATTACATCGCCTTCAGCCTGATCCATTCCAAGTGCCATTGCAGGAAGTCCGTCTGTTACAAGGTTCACCCAAAGAATTTGGATAGCAGCAAGTGGAAGAGGTAATCCAAGAATCATCGCAAAAAGCATCACGAGAATTTCTCCAACATTTGAAGCCATCATGTAGCGGATGAACTTTCGAATATTTTCGTATATATTTCGCCCTTCTTTGATCGCTTCTTTAATGGTTGCAAAGTTATCATCACTTAAAATAAGCGAAGATGCTTCCTTTGCCACGTCTGTTCCGGTGATCCCCATCGCAATACCAATGTTGGCTGCTTTAATCGCTGGCGCGTCATTAACTCCGTCACCAGTCATGGCAACAATATGACCATTCGCCTGAAGCGCTTGTACGATTCGTAGCTTATGCTGAGGTGATACTCTCGCAAACACAAAGATTCGATCAATTTGCTCAACTAATTCTTCATCAGACATTTTAGAAAGAGTCTGACCATCCACCACAAGTCCTCCGTTTGGAAGAATGTTAAGCTGTCTTGCAATAGCTGACGCAGTAATTTTGTGATCCCCTGTAATCATGACCGTCCGAATACCCGCTTCACGACATTCAGCAATCGAGTCCTTCACTTCTGGGCGAGGAGGATCAATCATCGCCTGGATTCCAATGAACGTTAACTCTTTTTCTGTTTGCTCAGCTGTTTGTATCATTTCATGTGGATCAAGCACGCGGAAGGCGATCGCAATCGTTCGTAGTGCCTCCCCAGCCATCGTTGCCACAGCTTCCTCCAGCTCTTGTTTGCCTTTTGCACTCATTCGTTCGCTTCGGTCTCTTTTTAAAATGAGGCTTGTTCGAGACGAAATCACGTCCGGTGCTCCTTTTGTAATCAGGATTCGTTTCCCTGAGCGATCTCGAACGATGACACTCATCATTTTTCTCGTTGAATCGAACGGAAATTCATGAATCACCTGATATTGTTTCGTTAGTCCTTCTCGACTGTAACCAGCTTTTTTAGCTGCTACTACAAGCGCTCCTTCGGTTGGATCACCATCAAGAATATATTCCGTTTGTGATTTTTTAAAGCGTTTCTCTTCCTTGCGTTCAACAATGTCTGCGTGACTTGCCAGTAAGCCAAAGCTAAGTAATTGAGCGAGCTCACGATTTTGCTCAGGGAGCACATGCTTGCCATTCTCTAAAAACTCACCACTTGGCTCATACCCTGTTCCGGTTACATCCCAGTAGCGTCCACCGCTCCAAAGCTTTGTTACCGTCATTTTATTTTGTGTTAATGTACCAGTTTTGTCCGAGCAAATAACCGATGCGCATCCTAGTGTTTCAACCGCAGGTAACTTACGCACGATCCCTTTTCGTTTAATCATCCGTTGAACACCAAGAGCAAGCGCAACCGTAACGATCGCTGGAAGACCTTCTGGAATGGCTGCTACTGCAAGAGAAACCCCGCTTAAGAACATCGTATTTAACTCATGTCCTTGAAGTAGTCCAATCACTACAACTAACGCCGTTAAAAGTAGGGCCACAGCAATCAGCATCTTACCAAGCTGCTCTAAACGAAGTTGAAGTGGCGTGACGAGTGTTTCAGTTGTTTGAAGTAAATGAGCAATTTTCCCCATCTCTGTTTTCATGCCTGTACTTACCACAATTCCTTGTCCATTACCCTGGGTGATCATCGTTCCCATAAACAACATATTCTCTTGATCCCCAATTTCTAATTCATCTGAATCAAGGCTTTGACTTTTTTTGTGAACAGGTACGGATTCACCAGTGAGAGACGCCTCGTCCACTCGAAGCTCATTCGTATGAAGAAGGCGAATATCTGCACCAATTCGGTCTCCACTTTCAATACGAACCACATCACCTGGAACCACTTCAGCAGATGGGATTTTTATCCACTCGCCATCACGCTTTACTGTCATTTGTGGGGCTGAAAGTTCTTTTAGCGCATCTAGAGATTTCTCAGCCTTACGTTCTTGAACATAGCCAAGTATTCCGTTAAGCAAAACGATACACATGATCGTAATGGCATCAATAACTTCCCCAATCAAACCAGAAATTAATGTAGCTGCAAGCAACACCAACACCATAAAGTCTTTAAACTGAGCAAGGAATACAAGGATCGCTGGTGTTTTTTTGCCCTCATCTAGCTTGTTTGGGCCAACTTGATTTAAGCGTTTTTTTGCTTCTTTGGTTGTGATCCCAACCTCTACATTTGAACCGGTTTTACTTACAACCTCT comes from the Alkalihalobacillus sp. FSL W8-0930 genome and includes:
- a CDS encoding calcium-translocating P-type ATPase, SERCA-type → MNWYRENEEEVVSKTGSNVEVGITTKEAKKRLNQVGPNKLDEGKKTPAILVFLAQFKDFMVLVLLAATLISGLIGEVIDAITIMCIVLLNGILGYVQERKAEKSLDALKELSAPQMTVKRDGEWIKIPSAEVVPGDVVRIESGDRIGADIRLLHTNELRVDEASLTGESVPVHKKSQSLDSDELEIGDQENMLFMGTMITQGNGQGIVVSTGMKTEMGKIAHLLQTTETLVTPLQLRLEQLGKMLIAVALLLTALVVVIGLLQGHELNTMFLSGVSLAVAAIPEGLPAIVTVALALGVQRMIKRKGIVRKLPAVETLGCASVICSDKTGTLTQNKMTVTKLWSGGRYWDVTGTGYEPSGEFLENGKHVLPEQNRELAQLLSFGLLASHADIVERKEEKRFKKSQTEYILDGDPTEGALVVAAKKAGYSREGLTKQYQVIHEFPFDSTRKMMSVIVRDRSGKRILITKGAPDVISSRTSLILKRDRSERMSAKGKQELEEAVATMAGEALRTIAIAFRVLDPHEMIQTAEQTEKELTFIGIQAMIDPPRPEVKDSIAECREAGIRTVMITGDHKITASAIARQLNILPNGGLVVDGQTLSKMSDEELVEQIDRIFVFARVSPQHKLRIVQALQANGHIVAMTGDGVNDAPAIKAANIGIAMGITGTDVAKEASSLILSDDNFATIKEAIKEGRNIYENIRKFIRYMMASNVGEILVMLFAMILGLPLPLAAIQILWVNLVTDGLPAMALGMDQAEGDVMKRKPRSPNEGVFARGLTWKIISRGFMIGLVTLAAFWLVYQEHDADLTRAQTVAFLTLVMAQLIHVFDCRSEYSVYHRNPFENKYLVVAVLISTLLMLAVIYIPSLQPVFHTVPISLREWLLVLGLAAIPTVVLGGFQLMKRAK
- a CDS encoding IS4 family transposase, whose amino-acid sequence is MSLKEEFSTFAKTVLDVLSVPNLRQSARDVGFVQRLKKLKPEDFLSICAFLPQPVGSTELTQLCGALSRESNTQLSKQALHQRFDEKGAAFLKHVFFQLAGKQEVIAMPPLPETPFSRIRILDATSFERPRKEGTSSDGAKIHLEYELYEGKFLHTLLCGSRESDHHAAYALADTIQPGDLIIRDLGYFSGDHLKQIDRAGASYITRTPANMTYWTRDDQGERIQIKPEEDAKQLEPGAIKDYGVIQLGVKGKNTLQTRVIVQRLTEDQQNKRKAGLRKRRRKGGHTQSADKKDHTQILATNLTQEEMDVQALYPMYSLRWQVEILFKTWKSLFAIDHVRAMNPDRFLCHMYGKLIHILLSSMVAFQCRFYLHQKHHLEGSEYKCIHHAKRAIEESKGYALYHRSSLEDVLENIYENIYRYGRKDHRHRHQSPYDILQIAYETHARME